TGTGGATGAACATTCTTTGATGCAAAAGCTATAAATTTTTCAAGCGGTAGGCACACATCTCCAAAAGGTGCGTACAGATCGGAACGGAAAGGTGTGCCGAGAGGCGGAAATTCGGGAGTCCTGCCGGGTGGGGAAAAGGTGAAGAAAAGAAATTTGCCCAATGGGAGGCGGCTGCCGGTCGAAACGCAAAAGATGGTTCGCACAAGCTTGAAAGGGTAGAAGCTTGTCCCCGTGGAGCGCTTGCAGGTGGGGAAGGCTTTAGATGATGGGGCGTTAGGGGTACGGGAAGAGGCGGGGCAAAGGGGGCTAGAGGAAATGCTTGGAGGGGTGAGATCGGTGCAGAAGCGGCGGTTCATTAAACCGATCGTTTTTGGGGCAGATTTTTTCCCTCTGCGCAGTGTGCGTTGTGCGGAACCGGGAGAAAGTAAGAGGTAGGCTTTTCGGGGAACTATGCGGGGTGGAACAAAAGGACTTGGAAGAAGAAAAGCTATACCGGGCGATGGGTCGGTTAAAAAGGGGGGTTGGAGCTGGGTCGAAAACAAGCTCTATCGCGAGGATTCCCCTACGGGGAACGAGTCTTGTCCTTTATGATTTATGATCTATCCCGTGTGTACTTTGAGGGGGCAGGGCCGGAGGGACTGTCGCGTTACGGAGACAGCCGGCATCAGCGAGGGGACTGGCGCCAAGTGCTTCTCCTCGATTGGGGCGCATGCTCAAGGAGTTCTGATCCATCGGGAGGTTTCGTGGGGAAACCGGGTGGATTGGAAGACTCTTGTGGGGTTGCTCGTGAGACTCCAACGAGAGTTGGGGATCCAAGAAAGGACCTTTGTTATTGATGAAAGAAGGAAAAAGCCACTGGAACTTCGAAGCGCTCGAAGGACAGAGGGCTTCCGTATGTCACTTGAGCTAAGAGAAACCAAGCTCCAAGAGCGATTCTCAGGGTCTTCTCAAAAGATTGGCAGCTTTGGCTTACCGACCTGAGTTAACTGATGGAGGTAGAAGGCAATGGCGTCCGATCTGTGATTCCCGGAGGAAAATCGCCTAAGCCTTGAGCGATCGGGCCCAGCGGGAAAGCCGGGTGGCTTTTGCCAGCGAGGTATCGGCTGAGAGTCCCAAAACAATCGCCAAAAAAGCCGATCCGGTCGCACTGGGGAACCCGGTTGATAGGGCGCTCTTTAGCCTGCAAGCCCATAAATACGTGGAAGTACGGGGTCAACCCTGAGGGCTGCTTCCAGTGGAAACGTAAAGAGACGAGCGGATCCCAGCCGAGGAAGCGATCGATGGCTGCTATCTTCTAAAGAGCCATCTCTCCCCGCCGGAAGCTTTGCCGTGAGAGGCCCTCAATCATTATCAGCGACTTGCCGACGTTTTTACCGGTCTTTCCGCAGCTCAAAAGCTCCCTGGAAGTCTGCCCCGTGTATCAGTCGCGGGCGGCGACCCGAGTCCTCAATTCCATGCGGATCTTTTTCCTCGCCTACTGGCTCACCACCCGCCTCCGAGCCCAATGGATTTGCGAAGGCTTTCACGGAAGAAATCCCCCAAACCCCTTCGTCGTCTTTAAGCCATCCGCGTAGCGCTACTTTTGTCCGAAGGCAAATTTCAGCGCCGAATGCTTTCCGAAATACCCAAAGAAAGGAAACGAGCTACTCCAAAAACTGGGCCTGCTTCCTCTCTTTTCTAACGGGCCCAAGTGGATCACATAGGCAGGAGGAAACCATTAACTCATTCGGGTACAGTAATTTACCTTTCAAACAGTGTCGAAGTTAAGCGAGGCGCTAGATGTAATTTTCTACTGAAAGGCAGGTTTACTATGGGCATTGGTTCGGAGCGACCTTTTGCGTTTCATTACCGTACTTCCAATGGAGTGGCGTAACCCCTCCACAAACTCCTCAAAGCACCATCGAAGATCGCGTACCTCTCTGCCGAAGTGAGCAGTAGTGCCGCGAGGTCTGTAAAAAGCTTGCCAAGCTCTTTGCCTGCTTACAGAGGAAAAGCGCTTAGGCCCAAGCTTATGCCCGAAAGAGAGTCATGGATTTCTCCGAGAGCACAAAGGTCCTAGAAAACCCACGAGTTCTTCACCGTATGGCCTCCTGCGGGTTGTGCTCCTTGCCTTTAGCTGACGGTGTTATCTGCCGGAAAGAAAAAGAGCTCCTCAATTAGGTGCAAGGATCTATTGTGTCTCTAGGTCTATTCATCGGTGAAAAAGTTAAAACGTTTCACGGTAGCGAATCCGGTGTTTCTCGATTCGATAACGGAGGATGTCACGAGTGATCCCAAGCAAGCGGGCGGCTCGGGAACAATTTCCCCCGGTTCGAACAAGGGCCCGTTCAATCAAAGCTTTCTCTAGATCGGGCAGGGTCCAGTGTGCCTCCAGGAAACGATCCAATAGTTTTTTCCATTCTTCGCCATCCTTTCCCGGATTTACGCGATGGACGTCTTCCCGCAACGAGCCGCCATCGATACGAAGGTCTTCTTTGGAGATTCTTTCTCCGCGAGTTAGAAGAACGGCTTGCTCAACCACATGAGCAAGTTCCCGAACGTTTCCTGGCCATCGATACGAAAGCAAGGTTTCCTTCGCTTCCGGAGAAAATCCAACTAAAGGCCTCCGATAACGGCGGGCGTTCATCGCCAAAAAATGTTCTGCCAAAAGGAGAATATCCTCTTTCCGTTCGCGCAATGGGGGAAGATGGAGGGTCACGATTTTTAAGCGAAAATGAAGGTCTGCACGAAACTGATTCTGGCTCACCAATGCTTCTAGATCCCGGCTTGTCGCGGCAATAATCCAGACATCGACCGGCCGATCCCGCAGGCTACCGAGTCGGCGAACGGTCTTATTTTCGAGGACTTTGAGAAGCTTACCCTGAAGTTGTAGCGGAAAATCACCGATTTCATCCAAAAAAAGAGTCCCTCCTTCGGCAGCTTCAAATAACCCTGGCTTTGGTTGCCGGGCATCCGTAAAAGCGCCGCGGTCAAAGCCAAAAAGCTCCGACTCGACCAAGGAAGCCGGAAGGGCGGTGCAGTTGATCTCTAAAAAGGGTCCTTCACTGCGTGCGCTTTTGCGATGAAGAAGACGGGCGATCATTCCCTTTCCTGTCCCTGTTTCCCCGGTAAGAAGAACCGTTGGGAGATCCCTCTCAGCCGTCTCGACGAGCTTTTCGATTTCCTCAATGACCTTTCGAATTGGTGGCGAATTGCCCAAAAACTGACTTGTGTCACGTTCCCGATAGTATGTCACTTCTTGGCGTAGCCGGATTCGTTCTGCCGCACGGGTTAAAAGAGCAAGGAGTTGCTCCATGTCGAGAGGCTTTTGAATGTAGTCAAAAGCCCCGTGCTTCATGGCCTCCACGGCGTCTGTTACGTTCCCGTAAGCGGTAATGAGAAGAACGACCGCATCGGGATCTGATTGGCGAATTCGTTGGAGTAGATTCAACCCGTTTCCGTCGGGAAGTTTCTGATCCACGACGGTGATGTGGGGCGCGACCTCTTGAAAAAGCTTCCAGCCTTCCTCCACGCTCGCTGCTATTGCCGGATCAAATCCTCGTCGTGAAAGAAAGCGTGCAATGGCTTGGGCTAAATTGCTTTCGTCCTCGATAATAAGA
This Candidatus Methylacidithermus pantelleriae DNA region includes the following protein-coding sequences:
- a CDS encoding sigma-54-dependent transcriptional regulator, with product MPISTLIIEDESNLAQAIARFLSRRGFDPAIAASVEEGWKLFQEVAPHITVVDQKLPDGNGLNLLQRIRQSDPDAVVLLITAYGNVTDAVEAMKHGAFDYIQKPLDMEQLLALLTRAAERIRLRQEVTYYRERDTSQFLGNSPPIRKVIEEIEKLVETAERDLPTVLLTGETGTGKGMIARLLHRKSARSEGPFLEINCTALPASLVESELFGFDRGAFTDARQPKPGLFEAAEGGTLFLDEIGDFPLQLQGKLLKVLENKTVRRLGSLRDRPVDVWIIAATSRDLEALVSQNQFRADLHFRLKIVTLHLPPLRERKEDILLLAEHFLAMNARRYRRPLVGFSPEAKETLLSYRWPGNVRELAHVVEQAVLLTRGERISKEDLRIDGGSLREDVHRVNPGKDGEEWKKLLDRFLEAHWTLPDLEKALIERALVRTGGNCSRAARLLGITRDILRYRIEKHRIRYRETF